ATGTATCCTGAAGGGAGAGCCCACGGGGCCTTGCTGCCGGCCCGGAGAGGGAGGCACCCAGGACGGCGGCGCCCAGGCCCGAGCCCCCGAGAGCGTGAAGCTGCCTCGACAGAGGTGGGCACGCAGGGCGGAGAGGAAGCACAGGAACCCGGTTTGGGCCCAGGTGGAGCCACAGCTGCCTCTGAGGCCTCTGAGGCCTCCAGGTGACAGTCCCAGCACTGGAGGCCggaggggccaggcagggagagagcagcGGGCCCAGAGGAGGCCTGCAGGGTGTGAAGGCCCCAGAAGCCAGATTGGGGGGGCCTGCAGGCGGTGATGGTGATAAGGAGCCCACGGGAGGAGGGGCGGAGACAGAGGCCCCAAAGCAACTGATCGCCCTTACCAGGTCCacacaggtgcctgggcccctcacgCTCAGCCTAGGAGGGGACAGGCCAGCGGGGAAGCCACTGGCCCAGACTGTGGGGTGCAGGACGGTTCCGCGAGAGCCCACGGCTGTGATCGCGGGGTTCCAAGTTAATAGGGAAAGTGCTAGAAGCTGTGTGGGCGTGGAGGGCAGGGCTGGTTAGCAAGCGTCTGTGCTTGTCCGTGTTACCCGGCAGGGGGTGTTACACGCCTGGGTGCTCTCCCTCGGCTCCCAGGGCCCCGCTGAGGGCAGGCGAGAACGCGAGGGCCCGGAAGCCACGCCAAGGCCTCTGGAGTGTGTCTCAGTCAAGTCCAGGGGGCAGAGCTATCGAAGGTTTGGGTAGGCGGCCGGAAAGGGCTGGTCGTAGGGTGGGGCTAGGCAAACCTTGGCCATAGGTTAACTCCTGTTTTTTACAGCCCCGTGAGCTGACAGTGGTTTTCCCACTTCCCAGTGGCCAACAAAAATCCAAGCTACAGTATTTTGTGACACACGAACATTACATGAAACTCAGATTTCAGAGTCCCGAGGGTGCCTGTGCACACAGTGCGGTGCCTTCATTTACATGTTGTTTATGGCTTCCCTGAAGCCCAGACCACAAAAGCGAGTGACTGTCACCGAGATTACGTGGTCCACAAACCTACACGGGAACAGGCGCCCGGTGCGGTGGACACCCACAGCCTAGATCGGGGCGCCTGGCTGGAGCCAGCTGCTCCGTTCCTCATCCAGCTTCCGCCGAGGTGCCCCCGGGGTGGCTCAGTacggggcccctgccgcccacctgggagacctggattgaatccctggcttcagcctggcccagcgccagctgctgcagacttttggggaatgagccagccagggggagatctctgtctcccttctcaaATTAAGTGAAATAGGGGTGGATATTGGTGTCATGGTGAAGCCGACCCCTGGGACACTGCACCCCACGTCGGAGGACCTGCCGGAGTCCTGGCGCCACTGCCTCTACTGCTCTGCATCCAGAGAGGCGGCAGAGGGCGGCTCACGTGCGCGGGAGGCCCAGAGCTCACTCGGGGCTCCTGGtctctgctggcccagccctggctgttgcaggcatgtaggGAGGGAACCACTGAGGGAGGATCTCTCCCtcgtgtctctttgcctttcaaataaaataaaaataaaaatttttaaaagagaaagtgaaaataaataatataatttgttttggttaaaaaaaaaaaaaaaagccctgaagTATTTCCAGGAGTGCCACCCCGTATCCAGAGGGTGCCATGATGCGTGGGCGGTACTGAACTCTGGTGTTGCTTCCTATACAAGCATGCCTGCAATAAAGTTCAATTATAAATTAGGCACATGAGATTAATAACTAACCacgaaaagaaaaattataatacaatAAAAGTTGTCCAAAACCTAGGAATCGTTTCCaggctttcctttttaattttttgaagatttatttatatatttgaaaggcagagttacagagagagagagagggagacagacagatcttccatccgctggttcactccccagatggccagtcaggagcctggagctccatttgggtctcccatgtgggcggagGCCATTGTCCACCACGGTCCCCgggacactagcagggagccagatcagacgCAGAGcccagctgggatgccagcactgcaggtggtggcttagcccactgcgccacagcgccagcccgtctGGACCTTTCTGTGTGGCATGTGGGGCCCGAGGCTGGCCACAGACGACAGGGACTGCGGGCGAGCGAGAGCAGACATCTGCCGTGTTAGGGCATCGTGTTTCctctttcagatttctgactgAGTGGGGCGGGCGTTGTGGCGACAGATGAAGCCACCtatcaggacacccacatcccatacgagcgctagttcaagtcccagctcctccgcttccggtccagctccctgctcatgcacctgggaaggcagcagaggatggcccagtgctgggcccctgacacccacgtgggagaccagatagagCGCCTgcgtcagcctggctcagtccctgccgtggcaggcatttggggagtgaaccagtgagtggaagatccctttctccaAACTGCGGCCCAtccgccccaccccagccccgggtctctttctctctctttgacactctgccttccaaataagtaaataaccctttaaaatatttattgtaattttcctgaatttgtattttgtaaaatTGTATTTGATAGccaaagagacagaaatagacagctcagtctttcatccactggttcactccccaaatgcccacagcagcctgggccagctAGGTAGAGgccaggaacccaagaactcaTCCTGTCTTCCtcgcgggtggcagggccccagcactggaGCCGTCTCCTGCGGCCTGCAGCGTGTGCAGTGGCGGGAACGCTgcggttggaagcagaggcagggctgaaGCCCAGGTGCTCAgctgtggggtgcaggcagcCCCAGGCTTTGTCTTTGacggctgcaccaaatgcctcccCATTCCCATTAGCAGGCCTGGCCGGACCAGGGCTGAGCCGGTGCTGCAAGTTCGCAGGCAGCGCATGGTCTGCACATCCCAGACAGGATCCAGACTTGGCCTGGCCCGCTGGCGAGGCCGCAGCTCGTCATGGTACCCGGGGCACCACTgcgtttgtttttgtttgtttgtttgtttgtttttgacaggcagagtggatactgagagagagggacagagagaaaggtcttcctttttgccgttggttcaccctccaatggctgctgtggctggcgcgctgcggccggcgcaccgtgctgatccgatggcaggagccaggtgcttctcctggtctcccatgcaggtgcagggcccgagcacttgggccatcctccactgcactccctggccacagcagagagctggcctggaagaggggcaaccgggatagaatccggtaccccgaccgggactagaacccggtgtgcctgcgccgcaaggccgaggattagcctagtgagccgcggcgccggccctgtttttgtttttgagaaacagctcccatccactggttcgctcgcCAGATAGCCATGAGAGCCGGGGCTGGACCCGGCCAGGAGTCggcgctccatctgggtctcctaggtgggtgcaggagcccacgttCTCGGGTCGTCtcccgctgcttcccaggagcacgtgcaggaagctggattggaagtggagcagctgggattcaaaccagcactccgacatgggatgtggTGTCACGGACGGCAGccccttaaccactgggccaagtgcccacccccacGGCTGAATTAAGTGTGTGGGGTGCTCAGGGACCACGAGTATGGACGTGGTAGATTCCACCCACTCACCCAGAAGCCCAGTGGATAAAGAACTTCAAGCTGGAGCTGTGTGGCCCTGCCCGGGACACTTCCAGCCCCGCCCCTCGCAGGGAGGGAGTCACCTGTGCTCACCCTTCCCTTCacaagagaggggagaggctggCCCGGGCCCCACCCaccaaccccctccccccagggagtTCACAAAACGGGCCCCAGGGTTTTTTTCCCAGTAGATAGGACACTATccttaaacatgtatttattttcatcttattcaaGATTTAGAggccttccatgcactggtttattttctaaatgcccacaacggccagggctgggccaggctgaagccaggagccaggagctccgtccaggtctccatggcgatggcaggggcccaagcacttgagccctccccTGCCGCCTCGCAGGGCGGGCGTTCACCAGGAAGGTTGGGAAGGGGAGCAGTGGGGCGGGAACCAGGCACCGGATATGGGGTGCGAGGACCTAACCTCTGCCGGAGCCCTCCCTGATGACGCTTAGAATTCAGTCTACACAAGCGGGTGTCATTTGGACCACGCTTGGCACTGGTGACAAGCTACTGCTGCCTAGGATcaggtgcaggctgggctgggcagggggccccCGGGGCAGCCAtggagcctgaggcccagagcccaGCTGGTGGGGTTTGGGTCCGGCTCTGCCGTCCAGTAGCTTTGTGACCCTGGCCGagtcactcagcctctctgtgcctgaATGTGATGGAGACGAAGGAATTAGCACACGGAGGGTTTCTAGCCTGGCCTTGCTGCCTGCGTGTGGTCACTCCTGGGCCAGGGGCAGTGCTGAGCCTGAGCCGCTCCCTGCCGGCTGCACGGCCTCCACCGGGGTCTCAGGCCCTCTCCAGCCTCATccgtatttctttttaaaatgtattatttgaaaggcggagcatCAGAgaggtggcctcaatggccagggctgggccaggccaaagccaggagccaggagcgccacttgggtctctcatgtgcgtggcaggggcccgaggtgccaggtctcccagtgtggcaggggcccggggCACTGGGGCCGTCTTCTGCCGACTCCCAGgccaggatgggaagtggagcccagGTTGAAACCGCCTCTGTGCTCCAGGCCACATCCCTCTTGGTGCTTAATGTAtcgattttcactttatttgaaagacaaaggaatCTTGGAGGCACTGGCTCGCTCCGGCCCTCCTGAACCGGCAGCCTAGGATGCATCTGGGCGTGGGGCAGGGATCGTCCTAGGGGGCACGCAcgccttagcaggaggctgggtgggaggcagaggggcgggACCTCAGCCAGCGCTGGCAGGGGACCAGAGGGCCTAACCACTGCCCCTCATGAGTGCGACAGGGCGAACTCGGATCCCTCTGCCTGGCTGGGCAGCCGCGGGCTCCCTGTTCCATGGTGGTCCTGGGAGATGGGGCTGCCCCACTGCCCAGAGGAGAGCAGGCCCTTCACTCGGCTCCCCCCGATCCCTCGGGAGACAGGCTTCCGGCCGCCGTCAGGAACCCTGAGGGGACCCCGACCGGCGGCGGGGAGACCCCCTGGGTGGCTGCCTGGCGCTGTCGCGCCCGGACCTGCAGCCGGGGCCCCTGAAGGCCCGGAAGCTGACCTCCAGGCtccgccccagctctgccccgagCCTTCCCGGGGGCACACCTTGCTGGGAGCGCTGCTTTCTGCTTCCGGGAGTGGTTCTAGGTCTTTCTAGGCCTGGACGGGGGAGGGCTGGCGGAGCCGGCGGACAGACCGGGCGCAGGTGCCCGAGTCGCGCGGCTCAGGGACTGGATTAGCTCCCCGTCCAGGGGCGTGGCCACGCGACACCCCAAGGTGCCCACCTCCTCAGGGCGGCCGGGCGAAGGGCCCGAGTGCTGCGGCGCCCGCACGCGCACCCAGCTCGGCGCGGCCTCTGCAGGGCTCGGGACGGGGTGCTCCCGGGGCACCAGAGGCCCCGCCGTACCCACTCCCGCTGTGCCGGACGCTATGCGGCGCACAGAGCAAACTCGTGCCATGCACGAGGCCTCGTTCGCTACTGGGCCTCGGTGAGGACTTGCGGGACTCCGGATAACTTAACGTCCCTGGTCCACGGAGGGGGCCGGGCGTGCGGCCGGCGGAGGTGAGACCCACGCCGCCGCGCCCCAAACCCCTCTCCGCAGGCGCCGGAGCCATGGAAACCCGGAGCCGCCACAGCTCGTACCCCGCGGACGCGGACGACAGTGAAGGGGCCGAGGAGGAGCCCAGCCCCTTTCGGGGCCGCTCGCGCTCGGCGCCCCCCAACCTCTGGGCTGCACAGCGCTACGGCCGCGAGCTCCGAAGGATGAGCGACGAGTTCGAGGGCTCCGTCAAGGTGAGCACGAGGCGTCAGCCTAAGAGAAGCGGCAGCTCCAGGCTGCTCCCGGCAGCTGGCCCCTTCCGGGGTCCCAGGGCATGCCGGGACCTGTAGTCCGGACCGACGCTCTCTGGGGCGCGAGGCATGCTGGTATCTGTAGTTCTGGCCAGCCCCTTCCGGGTGCCTAGATTCTTTAGCTCCAGCTTCGGAGCCGCCATTTTCACTTTTGAATTGCGGTCTCGCCTTGTAGATGCCAGTTCTCCGGCTCTTAACGGGTTCTAGGCGGCGCCTCCAGTGGGATACGGCTGGTTCGCCAGTTCCCATTCCCAAGGTCCCAGCATCCTGTGCCTCCCGGACCGCTCAGTCAGGGCATGCTGGGAACTGTAGTCTTTAATGTTCCCCCGGGGATCCCGGAAGTGAGAGGACCCTGCCCGGAACCGCCAGGGAAAGGCGACCCACTTAACCCTTTCCTCTTCCCATCCCGAAGGGACTGCCTCGCCCGAAGAGCGCGGGCACAGCGATGCAGATGAGGGAAAGCTCCAGCTGGACGCGCGTCATCCAGTCTTGGTGGGATCGCAATTTGGGGAAAGGAGGCTCCGCCCCTTCCCAGTGACCTTCGGCTCCACAGTCCCGAAACCCAGTCCGCGGCCGTCGCCGGCGGCGGCCATTGCGGGTGTGGGCGGAAGTCTCCCGCGGTCTGGACGCCCGAGCCCCTTGCGGTGCGAGCCGCAGCCGTCGGAGTCGCGGCGTCTGCGGAAGTGGCCCTGCGGCCCCGCCCGGCGCAGGTGGCGAGCCGGGGCTAACGGCGGCTCCGCCGGACCTTCCCCGCGGGGCGGCGCTGCCGACGCGCGCGCCCCAGGGCGCCAATAAAGCCAGCTCTGTGCCGCCGAGTGTCCTCTGTCCGTCATTCGGGGCCCGAGCCCAGGGTCGCGCCGTCTCGGAGGCCGGACGCAGGGCCTCGTCCCCAGGGTGGCGACCGGGAGCCGCGGCCGGGCTCCCCGGGGAGGTCACTGTTCCCATCTGGGTCAGGCCCCGCGAGCGGCTACTGTGCGGCCGGCGGGGGGCCAGCGCGGCTCCAGGACTTACTGGAGCCCCGGCCCCCCACCCCGTCTGTTTGCCCGAGGCTgccaaaaggaaaaagcaaagcaaacactGGATCGGCGGAGATCAGGCCCGATGGGAGGCGGCTTCCTCCGGAGGAAGCGGAGAGCGGGGCCTTGGGTGCCAGCCTGCCCTGCCCGCGCCGTCGGCCCTCCCGGCTGGCCAGCGCGCCGGACTTCCGCCCTGGGCCTCAGTGCGCTCATCTGGGAAACAGGCACAGCTCTCGCTCCGCCTTGGCCGGTTCTGAGCTGGCCCAGCCCGCACCGCACCGCACCGCCAGCCCCCGCGCCGAGCTGCCCAGCGGAAGGAGCTGGGTGCTTGGGTCACGCCAGGCCACAGGAAGGGGGGGCGGGGAAGGTTTCCtgagctggggccggggccggggcgagCGAGGCCAGCGAGCCCCTGCCCGTGAGGAGCGTCCCGGGGCCTGGCCTGCACCCCGCCAGCACCCACAGCCCCCAGacagcagaagcagagctggggccccgAAGCACGCGGCACACAGGGTCCCTGAAATCCACGTTTATTCGCGAAGCGTCCCCAGAGACTAGAGAAAGCCCGGGAGCCCCCCAGCGCCCACCTGCGGGACCAGGCCCCTcccagggtgaggctggggggggggggtctaatgga
This window of the Lepus europaeus isolate LE1 chromosome 7, mLepTim1.pri, whole genome shotgun sequence genome carries:
- the BAD gene encoding bcl2-associated agonist of cell death, with translation MFQIPEFEPSEQEDSSSAERGLGPSPTGDQPPGPRGDASHQQRQLSRSSHHGGAGAMETRSRHSSYPADADDSEGAEEEPSPFRGRSRSAPPNLWAAQRYGRELRRMSDEFEGSVKGLPRPKSAGTAMQMRESSSWTRVIQSWWDRNLGKGGSAPSQ